The Desulfobaculum xiamenense DNA segment CGTGTGCTCCGAGTGCGCCAAGGGCATCGCCCACGTTTCGCTGGAAACCAACCTGCCCATCGGCTTCGGTCTGCTGACCACCGATACCCTCGAACAGGCCATCGAGCGCGCCGGTTCCAAGGGCGGCAACAAGGGTGTGGAGGCTGCCGCCGCCACTCTCGAGATGATTCGCGTGCTGGAGCAGATCTAATCCATGACCGACGAGATGAAGAAGGGGAGCCGCAGAGGCGGCCGCAGACGGGCGTTCGAGGTTCTGTACGGACTGTGCTTCAACACTGTCCAGAGCATCGACCAGCTTGAGCGGGCGTTCACCCTCGCACCGGCTCCGTCCGATGAAGCAGCCGAGCGCAATGCCGCCGGCAGGAAGGAGTTCGCTTGGGAGCTCGTAGCCGGTGTGTGGCGCAACCTCGCCGCCATCGACAAGAGGATTGACGAGTACTCCCAGCACTGGAAGCTATCGCGCATCGCCCGCATCGAGCTGACGATCCTGCGCTTGGCCCTGTACGAAATGCTCTGGCTCGACGATGTGCCCGTCAAGGTCACCATCAACGAGGCCGTGGAGCTGGCCAAGCGCTTTGGCGACGACAATTCCAAGAACTTCGTCAACGGCATTCTGGACGCCATTGCCAAAGCTGTTGAAAATGGTCAACTTAGGATTCATTAGGGACGCAGGGCAGACCCCGCCCGGCACCCCGCGCGTCTATCTCGGACGCGGCGCGGACGCCGCCGGAGAGGCCCGCCCAACCATCTGCGCATGGTCCGACAGAAAGGGCCAGCGCTACGAACTCCGCTGGGATGTCCCGGCGGATGTCTCGCGTCTTGGGCAGTGGGGCGGCGGCATGGCCGCCTCCCTCACGGACCTGAACTGGAAGGAGTGGTGGCTGGACACGCAATCCGTGGCCGCCACCCTCGGCCGTTCGGTCACCGAGTCGCTGACCCTGTGGGGGCAGGCTTTCTGGCCCCACTACCACGCGGACTGCGTGGTCTACGTGCTGGTCGGCGACACCCTGCGCGAGTCCGCCTACGCGAGCATCCTCGCGTGGCAACGCTGCTTCCCGCATGTGGCCTTCAACAACAGCTTCGACATTGATCTCCGGGAACGGCAGGAGGCCGAGGCCAGACGCAACGCGACACTGACCGAACGCGTGGCCGACCTGTTCTCCCGCATCCGCGACAGACTGTGAAAGGAAACCCAATGCCTGATTACGCTCCGGAAAGCATAGAGGCCAAGTGGCAGAAAATCTGGGAAGAGGCCGGACACTTCAAGTCCGAGGTCGATCCTAGCAAGCCCAAGTACTACTGCCTCGAAATGTTCCCCTATCCCTCGGGTCGCATCCACATGGGCCACGTGCGCAACTACTCCATCGGCGACGTGGTGGCGCGCTTCAAGCGCATGCAGGGCTTCAACGTGCTGCATCCCATGGGCTGGGACGCCTTCGGCCTGCCCGCCGAAAACGCCGCTGTGAAGAACAACGTGCACCCGGCCAAGTGGACCTACGAGAACATCGCCACCATGCGCACCCAGCTCAAGCGCCTCGGCTACTCCTACGACTGGGACCGCGAGGTGGCCACCTGCCATCCCAAGTACTACAAGTGGGAGCAGCAGTTCTTCGTGCGCCTGTTCGAGAAGGGCCTCGTCTACCGCAAGAAGGCACCCGTGAACTGGTGCCCCACCTGCCACACCGTGCTCGCCAACGAGCAGGTGGAGGAAGGCCTGTGCTGGCGCTGCGACTCCGTTGTTGAGACCCGCGAGCTGTCCCAGTGGTTCCTGAAGATCACCGACTACGCCGACGAACTCCTTGAGTTCCTCGAAAAGCTCCCCGGCTGGCCCGAGCGCGTCAAGACCATGCAGCGCAACTGGATCGGCAAGAGCTACGGCTCCGAGCTGGAATTCGAGATCGAGGGCATCGAGGAGCGCATCCCGGTCTTCACCACCCGGCCCGACACCCTCCACGGTGCGACCTTCATGAGCCTCGCCGCCGAGCATCCGCTGGTCGAGAAGCTCATCGACGGCAAGCCCGAGGCCGAGGCCGTGCGCGCGTTCGTGGACAAGGTCCGCAACATGGACAAGATCGTGCGCGGTTCCGACGACCTCGAAAAGGAAGGCGCGTTCACCGGCGCATACTGCGTGAACGCCGTCACCGGCGCGCGCATGCCCATCTACGTGGCCAACTTCGTGCTCATGGACTACGGCACCGGCGCGGTCATGGCCGTTCCGGCGCACGACCAGCGCGACTTCGAATTCGCCCGCAAGTACGGCCTGCCCCTCAAGGTGGTCATCCAGCCCGAGGGCGAAACCCTCGACCCGGCCACCATGGAGGCTGCCTACACCGAACCCGGAATCCTCGTGAATTCCGGACAGTTCGACGGCATGCACAACGAGGCGGCCAAGACCGCCATCACCGACCACCTCGCCGAGACCGGACGCGGCCGCAAGACCGTGAACTACCGCCTGCGCGACTGGAACATCTCCCGCCAGCGGTACTGGGGCGCGCCCATTCCGATGATCTACTGCAAGAAGTGCGGCATCGTGCCCGTGCCCGAAAAGGACCTGCCCGTGCAGCTGCCCGAGCACGTCCAAACCCGGCCAGACGGACGCAGCCCCCTGCCGGAGACGCCCGAATTCCTCAACGTCCCCTGCCCCAAGTGCGGCGCCATGGCCCGCCGCGAGACCGACACCATGGATACCTTCATGGAGTCCTCGTGGTACTTCCTGCGCTACACCTGCGCCCGCGACGACGAGCAGGCCCTCGACCCCGAGGCGGTGCGCTACTGGCTGCCCGTGGACCAGTACATTGGCGGCATTGAGCACGCCATCCTGCACCTGCTCTACTCGCGCTTCTACATCAAGGCACTTCGCGACGAAAAGTTCATCGACATCGACGAACCCTTCGACAACCTGCTCACGCAGGGCATGGTGCTGCTCGACGGCTCCAAGATGTCCAAGTCCAAGGGCAACATCGTCGATCCCGACCAGATGATCGCCCGCTACGGCGCTGATACCGTGCGCCTGTTCTGCCTCTTCGCCGCTCCGCCGGAGAAGGACCTCGAATGGAGCGATCAGGGCATCGAAGGTTCCGCCCGCTTCATCAAGCGCGTGTGGCGTCTTGTCGAGGAACTCGAAGGCACCCTCTCGCCCGTTGGCGCCTGCGCCCCCGTGGACGGCGTGGAGCTTTCCACCGCCGCCCGCGACCTGCGCCGCAAGGAGCACGAGACCGTGCTCAAGGTCACCTCGGACGTCGAGAAGAACTTCCAGTTCAACACCGCCATCGCCGCGGTGATGGAACTGGTCAACGCCCTATACCTCGCCAAGGACGAACTGGCCGGCACCAAGGACGGAAATCTCGTCCTGTCCTCCGCCGTGAGCACCGCGCTCACCGTCCTCTCTCCCGTCGCGCCCCACGTGTGCGAGGAGATTTGGCAGATGATGGGTTACACCTCGCACCTCGCTGCCCAGCCCTGGCCCATTCTCGACGAAAAGGCCCTCGTCCGCGACGAGCTGACCGTCGTCGTGCAGGTCAACGGCAAGCTGCGCGGCCGCCTGACCGTGCCCGCCTCCGCCTCGCGCGAGGACGTGCAGCGTCTGGCCCTTGAGGAACCCAACGTGACCAAGCACCTCGAAAACGTGACGGTGCGCAAGGTCGTCGTGATTCCCGGCAAACTGGTCAACATAGTGGTGGGCTAAATGACTGTACTGCGCACGATTCTCCTCTCGGCCGTTCTCGCCCTCGCCCTGTCCGGATGCGGCTACCACGCCACCGGCCACGGCGAACACCTCGTCCTCGACGCCTCGCATCGCGCCCTGTGCATCCGTAGCGTGGAGAACCCCACGCTCAAGCCGTGGCTCGAAAGCGTTCTGCGTGCCGAGGTGCGCGACGAATTCACCCGCCGCGGGCACATCGACTGGGCATCCGTCAAGGACGCGCAGGCCG contains these protein-coding regions:
- the nusB gene encoding transcription antitermination factor NusB is translated as MTDEMKKGSRRGGRRRAFEVLYGLCFNTVQSIDQLERAFTLAPAPSDEAAERNAAGRKEFAWELVAGVWRNLAAIDKRIDEYSQHWKLSRIARIELTILRLALYEMLWLDDVPVKVTINEAVELAKRFGDDNSKNFVNGILDAIAKAVENGQLRIH
- the leuS gene encoding leucine--tRNA ligase yields the protein MPDYAPESIEAKWQKIWEEAGHFKSEVDPSKPKYYCLEMFPYPSGRIHMGHVRNYSIGDVVARFKRMQGFNVLHPMGWDAFGLPAENAAVKNNVHPAKWTYENIATMRTQLKRLGYSYDWDREVATCHPKYYKWEQQFFVRLFEKGLVYRKKAPVNWCPTCHTVLANEQVEEGLCWRCDSVVETRELSQWFLKITDYADELLEFLEKLPGWPERVKTMQRNWIGKSYGSELEFEIEGIEERIPVFTTRPDTLHGATFMSLAAEHPLVEKLIDGKPEAEAVRAFVDKVRNMDKIVRGSDDLEKEGAFTGAYCVNAVTGARMPIYVANFVLMDYGTGAVMAVPAHDQRDFEFARKYGLPLKVVIQPEGETLDPATMEAAYTEPGILVNSGQFDGMHNEAAKTAITDHLAETGRGRKTVNYRLRDWNISRQRYWGAPIPMIYCKKCGIVPVPEKDLPVQLPEHVQTRPDGRSPLPETPEFLNVPCPKCGAMARRETDTMDTFMESSWYFLRYTCARDDEQALDPEAVRYWLPVDQYIGGIEHAILHLLYSRFYIKALRDEKFIDIDEPFDNLLTQGMVLLDGSKMSKSKGNIVDPDQMIARYGADTVRLFCLFAAPPEKDLEWSDQGIEGSARFIKRVWRLVEELEGTLSPVGACAPVDGVELSTAARDLRRKEHETVLKVTSDVEKNFQFNTAIAAVMELVNALYLAKDELAGTKDGNLVLSSAVSTALTVLSPVAPHVCEEIWQMMGYTSHLAAQPWPILDEKALVRDELTVVVQVNGKLRGRLTVPASASREDVQRLALEEPNVTKHLENVTVRKVVVIPGKLVNIVVG